In a genomic window of Mucilaginibacter sp. KACC 22063:
- the ccoG gene encoding cytochrome c oxidase accessory protein CcoG, translated as MLTADINPQPNTTTDGKRRWLYPVVRKGKLYAYRSWLSYAYLALFFAGPFIRVGGEPLLLFNVMDRHFVLLGQVFWPQDFFIFVLAMLAGIVCIVLFTIAFGRIFCGWMCPQTIFMEMVFRKIEIWIEGDAKKRRKLDEGPWTSEKIIKKTTKHVVFILLSFLIANTFLAYITGSENLIKIITEPVKLHWSGFISIWIFTLAFYIVYSQVREIVCTVICPYGRLQGVLTDKDTLNIAYNYQRGEPRGKLSKKDDTVKGDCVDCGLCVDVCPTGIDIRNGSQLECINCTACIDACNQVMEKIHRELNLIGFYSENVIKENKKLSFNTRMKAYSAVIVVLLGVLSWFVLQRSDIDVTVLRSAGTLYQEQPGGYVSNLYNADVINKTNKRQRINLVPADPDVKIKFIQAPGVLDKGASVKIMFFVMIPAKGIHNPKTDIQLNIIQQNKMLATVNTTFIGPVYGD; from the coding sequence ATGTTAACGGCAGATATAAACCCGCAACCCAATACAACTACCGACGGTAAACGGCGGTGGCTGTATCCGGTTGTGCGTAAAGGGAAATTATACGCTTATCGAAGCTGGTTAAGCTATGCTTACCTAGCGCTGTTCTTTGCCGGTCCGTTTATACGTGTAGGAGGAGAGCCATTACTATTATTCAACGTAATGGACCGGCACTTTGTCTTGCTTGGCCAGGTTTTCTGGCCGCAAGACTTCTTTATTTTTGTGTTGGCTATGCTTGCCGGCATAGTATGCATAGTTTTATTTACGATAGCTTTCGGACGGATATTTTGCGGCTGGATGTGTCCGCAAACCATTTTTATGGAAATGGTTTTCCGTAAGATTGAAATATGGATTGAAGGGGATGCTAAAAAAAGGCGCAAGTTGGACGAAGGCCCCTGGACAAGCGAAAAGATCATTAAAAAAACAACAAAGCACGTTGTTTTTATTCTGCTGTCTTTTTTAATTGCCAATACGTTTCTTGCCTACATCACAGGCAGCGAAAACCTGATCAAAATTATTACGGAGCCTGTAAAGCTGCACTGGTCAGGATTTATCAGTATCTGGATATTTACACTGGCCTTTTATATTGTTTACAGCCAGGTGCGTGAAATTGTGTGTACCGTGATTTGCCCTTATGGTAGATTGCAAGGCGTGCTTACAGATAAAGACACATTAAATATAGCTTACAACTATCAGCGTGGCGAGCCCCGTGGTAAGCTGTCCAAAAAAGATGATACCGTTAAAGGTGATTGTGTTGACTGCGGCTTATGTGTAGATGTTTGTCCAACTGGTATCGACATCAGGAACGGATCACAATTAGAATGTATTAATTGTACAGCCTGTATAGATGCCTGTAACCAGGTAATGGAAAAAATTCACCGTGAGCTTAATCTTATCGGGTTTTACTCTGAAAACGTTATTAAAGAAAACAAAAAGCTGTCGTTCAATACGCGTATGAAAGCATACAGCGCCGTAATAGTGGTATTATTAGGCGTATTAAGCTGGTTTGTTTTACAACGCAGCGATATTGATGTAACGGTACTTCGCTCTGCGGGTACACTGTATCAGGAGCAGCCGGGAGGGTATGTCAGTAACTTATATAATGCTGATGTGATTAATAAAACGAATAAAAGGCAACGCATTAATTTGGTGCCGGCAGATCCGGATGTTAAGATCAAATTTATCCAGGCTCCCGGTGTGCTTGACAAAGGTGCTTCAGTAAAGATCATGTTTTTTGTCATGATTCCGGCTAAAGGGATTCACAATCCAAAAACCGACATTCAATTAAACATTATTCAACAAAATAAAATGCTGGCTACAGTAAACACTACGTTTATAGGGCCGGTGTATGGAGATTAA
- a CDS encoding FixH family protein: protein MNWGKKLMIGMACFMSFITCMGVYMFMQPDDYDQKYYEKGLAFDKEYDKEQRAVNEHMQPTVSIVEKDLKILFHDNAKGQLHFIRPSDRHLDKTLIFNNSQVAVPINQLAKGQWQLVFEWGSNGKQYLYKQEMFIP from the coding sequence ATGAACTGGGGGAAAAAATTAATGATCGGCATGGCATGTTTTATGTCATTCATCACGTGTATGGGTGTGTATATGTTTATGCAGCCAGATGATTATGATCAAAAGTATTACGAAAAGGGGCTTGCCTTTGATAAAGAATATGATAAAGAACAGCGCGCTGTAAATGAGCATATGCAGCCTACGGTAAGCATTGTAGAAAAGGATTTAAAGATCCTGTTCCATGATAATGCGAAAGGCCAGCTGCATTTTATCCGCCCGTCTGACAGGCACCTGGACAAGACCTTAATCTTTAATAACAGCCAGGTAGCGGTTCCAATAAATCAGCTTGCCAAAGGCCAGTGGCAGCTTGTTTTTGAATGGGGAAGTAATGGCAAGCAGTATTTGTATAAGCAGGAAATGTTTATTCCATGA
- a CDS encoding sulfite exporter TauE/SafE family protein, whose protein sequence is MSVNEIAFFIGLFGSVHCIGMCGPLAFAIPSMQKSMLWMVWDKLLYNTGRIITYTTLGLVFGLLGKQLWLAGLQQGISVISGCLIAFAAVSRMAKRSFIKSVRFNALLKPFNQLIVYAINRKAGHLIIGMLNGLLPCGFVYMALIGALNTDSAIAAGKFMMCFGFGTLPLMLVATVGSQMFTQPLRLRLNKVIPYFMLFLGAWFIMRGLNLNIPYLSPDIRTATTLCK, encoded by the coding sequence ATGAGTGTTAATGAAATTGCCTTTTTTATTGGTTTGTTTGGCAGTGTGCATTGTATTGGGATGTGCGGACCCCTGGCTTTTGCAATTCCGTCAATGCAAAAAAGCATGTTATGGATGGTATGGGATAAGCTGCTTTACAATACAGGCAGGATCATTACTTATACCACACTCGGGTTAGTTTTTGGATTATTAGGTAAACAGCTCTGGTTGGCTGGGTTGCAGCAGGGTATAAGTGTCATCAGCGGATGCTTGATCGCTTTTGCGGCAGTATCGCGTATGGCTAAACGCTCCTTTATAAAATCAGTACGTTTCAACGCATTGCTAAAGCCGTTTAACCAGTTAATCGTATATGCTATTAATCGTAAAGCTGGTCATTTGATTATTGGCATGTTAAACGGTTTATTGCCCTGTGGCTTTGTATATATGGCATTGATCGGCGCCCTAAATACCGATTCGGCAATTGCGGCAGGTAAATTTATGATGTGCTTTGGCTTTGGTACACTGCCATTAATGCTGGTTGCCACGGTGGGCAGCCAGATGTTTACACAACCATTAAGATTGCGCCTCAACAAGGTGATCCCTTATTTTATGCTTTTTCTTGGCGCCTGGTTTATCATGCGGGGCCTCAACCTAAATATACCTTATTTAAGTCCGGATATCAGGACTGCAACTACCCTCTGTAAATGA
- a CDS encoding cbb3-type cytochrome c oxidase N-terminal domain-containing protein, with protein MKVIKSIFVLLLLSSARPVLASDLISGEMKDYIGFGAVILLLLTILAAMLVLLKAFKVMTKVILGPKAYAEMQAEEAAAKAAKKKPKVSVVEKILSLKPLSEEKSLIMDHEYDGIQELDNPTPAWFMGLFYITIAFGVCYILIYHVFGFGQLQYDEYKTEMAVAAKEKAIYLAKSANRVDENTVKLETDAATLAAGQAVFKQSCVPCHGDHAQGVVGPNLTDDYWLHGGKIKDVFKTIKYGVTAKGMPTWEKQLSPKQIADVANYVKSLHGTNPANAKEPQGEKETDDDGVKAGAKTAMLAKTK; from the coding sequence ATGAAAGTTATAAAATCAATATTTGTGTTGCTGTTACTTTCAAGTGCCCGGCCTGTATTAGCAAGTGACCTCATCTCAGGCGAAATGAAGGATTATATTGGCTTTGGTGCGGTTATATTATTACTGCTCACCATATTAGCGGCCATGCTGGTATTGCTTAAAGCATTTAAAGTAATGACCAAAGTAATACTTGGCCCTAAAGCTTATGCCGAAATGCAGGCTGAAGAAGCTGCTGCAAAAGCTGCTAAAAAGAAACCGAAGGTAAGCGTGGTTGAGAAGATCCTTTCGTTAAAGCCATTGTCAGAAGAGAAATCGTTGATCATGGACCATGAGTATGATGGTATACAGGAATTGGATAATCCTACACCGGCTTGGTTTATGGGGCTGTTTTACATTACCATTGCTTTTGGAGTTTGCTATATACTGATCTATCACGTATTTGGTTTTGGTCAGTTACAATATGACGAGTATAAAACCGAAATGGCCGTTGCTGCAAAAGAAAAAGCTATTTACCTGGCAAAATCAGCTAACCGTGTTGATGAAAATACAGTAAAACTGGAAACAGATGCGGCAACATTAGCAGCAGGGCAGGCTGTATTTAAACAAAGCTGCGTGCCTTGTCACGGCGACCATGCACAGGGTGTTGTAGGGCCGAACTTAACAGACGATTACTGGCTGCACGGCGGCAAAATAAAAGATGTTTTTAAAACCATTAAATATGGTGTAACTGCTAAGGGTATGCCTACCTGGGAAAAACAACTTTCGCCAAAGCAAATAGCTGACGTAGCCAACTATGTAAAATCGTTACATGGCACTAACCCGGCTAACGCTAAAGAGCCGCAGGGAGAGAAAGAGACAGATGATGATGGGGTAAAAGCTGGTGCTAAAACCGCCATGCTTGCTAAAACAAAATAA